Proteins encoded in a region of the Elaeis guineensis isolate ETL-2024a chromosome 7, EG11, whole genome shotgun sequence genome:
- the LOC140859314 gene encoding uncharacterized protein, with protein sequence MWNHFPWAAESFKHVAPRYHDALVSHIRDNIDFEDCTDEEVTACILKMAANRYRDRRCRLHKYCNELQAKGIDPVTQPYRNWAGSSDDWRWLCEHFGSEAFQRRSEANKVNRSKIDSIHTQGSTSFAQGMKRMGLSGVDAYAKFYQNKSGEFVTEEARQRHKKMLELREQATREVGSDGDTGSQQVCLMTDDMILDTVLGRQLGSGHSMQSKKSRSSSSGRSDDASVPEAVRTSMSMMQDQISYWMNRSQTLERIVAAVAGRLGIDASELAPLDQNDAASAPPSRHISGALSPGHAFQDLSTFLVGLRS encoded by the exons atgtggaatcattttccgtgggctgctgaaagtttcaagcatgtagctcctcgataccatgatgctctagtctctcacatcagg gataatattgacttcgaggattgcactgacgaagaagtgacggcatgtattctcaaaatggctgcaaatagatacagagatcggcgatgtaggcttcataaatactgcaatgagctgcaggcgaaggggattgatcctgtgacccagccatacagaaattgggctgggtctagtgacgattggcggtggttatgtgagcattttggaagtgaggcatttcag cgacgatcggaggcgaataaggtgaataggagcaagattgattctattcacacgcaaggaagtacctcttttgcacagggaatgaagaggatg ggactatccggagtcgacgcctatgctaaattctatcaaaacaagagtggcgagttcgtgaccgaggaggcgaggcagcgtcat aaaaaaatgttagaattgagagagcaggcgacgagggaggtgggatctgatggtgatactggatcgcagcaggtttgtttgatgacagatgatatgattttggataccgtcctcgggcggcagctaggatctggtcatagcatgcagtctaaaaaatcacgcagttcgtcatccggccggtctgatgatgcatcggtgccagaggcagttaggacatccatgagcatgatgcaagatcagattagttactggatgaatcgtagtcagacgctcgagaggatcgtagctgcggtggcgggacggctcggtattgatgcttctgagttagcacctctggATCAGaatgatgccgcctctgcaccaccatcgcgacacatatcgg